In Procambarus clarkii isolate CNS0578487 chromosome 53, FALCON_Pclarkii_2.0, whole genome shotgun sequence, the following proteins share a genomic window:
- the LOC123767273 gene encoding mucin-17-like gives MHKRKTLLKSSEAESHILRDTTTLMEQIEIKPKLGNNRDSTCKDRHKRETVNNTKVSLSYNESKTSHRLNITPEQATGPLTTSEQATGPLTTSEQATGPLTTSEQATGPLTTSEQATGPLTTSEQATGPLTTSEQATGPLATSEQATGPLTTSEQATGPLTTSEQATGPLTTSEQATGPLTTSEQATGPLTTSEQATGPLTTSEQATGPLTTSEQATGPLTTSEQATGPLTTSEQATGPLTTSEQATGPLTTSEQATGPLTTSEQATGPLTTSEQATGPLTASEQATGPLATSEQATGPLTASEQVTGPLTTSEQATGPLTASEQATGPLATSEQATGPLTASEQATGPLTTSEQATGPLATSEQATGPLATSEQATGPLTTSEQATGPLTTSEQVTGPLTTSEQATGRLTTSEQATGPLTTSEQVTGPLTTSEQATGPLTTPK, from the exons ATGCATAAAAGAAAAACACTTCTGAAAAGTTCAGAAGCTGAATCTCATATTCTTCGAGATACGACAACTCTAATGGAACAGATTGAAATAAAACCGAAATTAGGAAACAACAGAGACTCTACATGTAAAGATAGACACAAG CGTGAAACTGTAAATAATACCAAAGTTTCACTTTCATATAACGAATCAAAAACCTCTCATAGATTAAATATTACACCGG AACAAGCCACTGGACCGTTAACTACTTCAGAACAAGCCACTGGACCGTTAACTACTTCAGAACAAGCCACTGGACCGTTAACTACTTCAGAACAAGCCACTGGACCGTTAACTACTTCAGAACAAGCCACTGGACCGTTAACCACTTCAGAACAAGCCACTGGACCGTTAACTACTTCAGAACAAGCCACTGGACCGTTAGCCACTTCAGAACAAGCCACTGGACCGTTAACTACTTCAGAACAAGCCACTGGACCGTTAACTACTTCAGAACAAGCCACTGGACCGTTAACTACTTCAGAACAAGCCACTGGACCGTTAACTACTTCAGAACAAGCCACTGGACCGTTAACTACTTCAGAACAAGCCACTGGACCGTTAACTACTTCAGAACAAGCCACTGGACCGTTAACTACTTCAGAACAAGCCACTGGGCCGTTAACTACTTCAGAACAAGCCACTGGACCGTTAACTACTTCAGAACAAGCCACTGGGCCGTTAACTACTTCAGAACAAGCCACTGGACCGTTAACTACTTCAGAACAAGCCACTGGGCCGTTAACTACTTCAGAACAAGCCACTGGACCGTTAACTACTTCAGAACAAGCCACTGGACCGTTAACTGCTTCAGAACAAGCCACTGGGCCGTTAGCCACTTCAGAACAAGCCACTGGACCGTTAACTGCTTCAGAACAAGTCACTGGACCGTTAACTACTTCAGAACAAGCCACTGGACCGTTAACTGCTTCAGAACAAGCCACTGGGCCGTTAGCCACTTCAGAACAAGCCACTGGACCGTTAACTGCTTCAGAACAAGCCACTGGACCGTTAACTACTTCAGAACAAGCCACTGGACCGTTAGCCACTTCAGAACAAGCCACTGGACCGTTAGCCACTTCAGAACAAGCCACTGGACCGTTAACTACTTCAGAACAAGCCACTGGACCGTTAACTACTTCAGAACAAGTCACTGGACCGTTAACTACTTCAGAACAAGCCACTGGACGGTTAACTACTTCAGAACAAGCCACTGGACCGTTAACTACTTCAGAACAAGTCACTGGACCGTTAACTACTTCAGAACAAGCCACTGGACCGTTAACCACTCCAAAATGA
- the LOC138352475 gene encoding variant surface antigen E-like — protein MVRCFEPDTSRGRNRKESEPDTSRGRKRKVSEPDTSRGRKRKKSEPNTGRGRKRKRSEPDTSRGRNRKESEPDTGRGRNRKRSEPDTSHGRNRKESEPDTGRGRKRKRSEPDTSRGRNRKKSEPDTSRGLNRKEREPHTGRGRKKKKSEPDTSIRNTRKTII, from the coding sequence ATGGTGAGATGCTTTGAACCAGACACCAGTCGTGGACGCAACAGGAAAGAAAGTGAACCAGACACCAGTCGTGGACGCAAAAGGAAAGTAAGTGAACCAGACACCAGTCGTGGACGCAAAAGGAAGAAAAGTGAACCAAACACAGGTCGTGGACGCAAAAGAAAGAGAAGTGAACCAGACACCAGTCGTGGACGCAACAGGAAAGAAAGTGAACCAGACACAGGTCGTGGACGCAACAGGAAGAGAAGTGAACCAGACACCAGTCATGGACGCAACAGGAAAGAAAGTGAACCAGACACAGGTCGTGGACGCAAAAGGAAGAGAAGTGAACCAGACACCAGTCGTGGACGCAACAGGAAGAAAAGTGAACCAGACACCAGTCGTGGACTCAACAGAAAAGAAAGGGAACCACACACAGGTCGTGGACGCAAAAAAAAGAAAAGTGAACCAGACACCAGTATTAGAAACACAAGAAAAACAATCATTTAG